One window from the genome of Magnolia sinica isolate HGM2019 chromosome 4, MsV1, whole genome shotgun sequence encodes:
- the LOC131243913 gene encoding tubulin beta-8 chain, which produces MREILHIQGGQCGNQIGAKFWEVVCAEHGIDTTGRYHGDSELQLERVNVYYNEASCGRFVPRAVLMDLEPGTMDSVRSGPYGQIFRPDNFVFGQSGAGNNWAKGHYTEGAELIDSVLDVVRKEAENCDCLQGFQVCHSLGGGTGSGMGTLLISKIREEYPDRMMLTFSVFPSPKVSDTVVEPYNATLSVHQLVENADECMVLDNEALYDICFRTLKLTTPSFGDLNHLISATMSGVTCCLRFPGQLNSDLRKLAVNLIPFPRLHFFMVGFAPLTSRGSQQYRALTVPELTQQMWDAKNMMCAADPRHGRYLTASAMFRGKMSTKEVDEQMINVQNKNSSYFVEWIPNNVKSTVCDIPPTGLKMASTFIGNSTSIQEMFRRVSEQFTAMFRRKAFLHWYTGEGMDEMEFTEAESNMNDLVSEYQQYQDATADEEEDYEEEEEELQEM; this is translated from the exons ATGCGTGAGATTCTTCACATCCAAGGAGGCCAATGCGGCAACCAGATCGGAGCTAAGTTCTgggaagttgtgtgtgccgagcACGGCATCGACACGACCGGAAGATACCACGGAGACTCTGAGCTTCAACTAGAAAGGGTGAATGTCTACTACAACGAAGCTAGTTGTGGGAGATTTGTTCCTAGGGCCGTCCTTATGGATCTCGAGCCAGGGACCATGGACAGTGTTAGATCTGGGCCGTATGGACAGATCTTCCGCCCCGATAACTTTGTTTTCGGCCAGTCTGGGGCTGGGAATAATTGGGCGAAGGGGCACTACACAGAAGGAGCTGAGCTGATCGATTCGGTGCTTGATGTCGTTCGGAAAGAAGCAGAGAACTGCGATTGCTTGCAGG GCTTCCAGGTCTGCCATTCGTTAGGAGGAGGAACGGGCTCCGGTATGGGGACACTGCTGATATCAAAGATCAGGGAAGAATACCCTGATAGGATGATGCTCACCTTCTCGGTTTTCCCATCTCCTAAGGTGTCTGATACCGTTGTGGAGCCTTACAATGCGACCTTGTCCGTCCATCAGCTGGTCGAGAATGCAGATGAATGCATGGTCCTCGACAACGAAGCTCTCTACGACATCTGCTTCAGAACTCTCAAGCTCACTACCCCCAGCT TTGGAGATTTGAACCATCTGATTTCTGCGACGATGTCCGGTGTAACCTGCTGTCTTAGATTCCCTGGTCAGCTGAATTCTGACCTCCGAAAGCTCGCCGTCAATCTCATCCCCTTCCCTCGCCTGCATTTCTTCATGGTGGGCTTTGCCCCCCTCACGTCCCGAGGGTCCCAGCAATACCGGGCCCTGACTGTCCCTGAGCTCACTCAACAGATGTGGGATGCCAAGAACATGATGTGTGCTGCAGATCCACGCCACGGCCGGTACCTGACCGCATCCGCCATGTTCCGCGGCAAGATGAGCACAAAGGAAGTGGATGAGCAAATGATCAATGTGCAGAACAAGAACTCATCCTACTTTGTTGAGTGGATACCCAATAATGTGAAATCGACTGTCTGCGACATCCCGCCAACGGGCCTCAAGATGGCGTCGACATTCATTGGGAACTCCACTTCGATCCAGGAGATGTTCCGGCGGGTGAGTGAGCAGTTCACAGCCATGTTCAGGAGGAAGGCCTTCTTGCATTGGTACACAGGCGAGGGGATGGATGAGATGGAGTTTACGGAGGCAGAGAGTAACATGAATGATCTGGTTTCTGAGTATCAGCAATACCAAGATGCGACGGCGGACGAGGAGGAAGATtatgaggaggaagaggaggagctTCAGGAGATGTGA